The following are from one region of the Ornithorhynchus anatinus isolate Pmale09 chromosome X1, mOrnAna1.pri.v4, whole genome shotgun sequence genome:
- the ADI1 gene encoding 1,2-dihydroxy-3-keto-5-methylthiopentene dioxygenase, with translation MVEAWYLQEQEGEKGGKGEKGEKGEGRRKAPPVSLDALRRLGVCCCKLEADNYEDDPELEEIRREKNYGWMDIVTLSREKLPNYEDKIRTFYEEHLHLDDEIRYVLDGSGYFDVRDREDRWIRIAVEKGDMITLPAGIYHRFAPDEREYVKVMRLFAGEPVWTAYNRPADHLEARGEYVRSLARSV, from the exons ATGGTGGAGGCCTGGTATCTGcaagagcaggagggggagaagggggggaagggggagaagggggagaagggggaggggaggaggaaggcgccGCCCGTGAGCCTCGACGCCCTGCGCCGCCTCGGAGTCTGCTGCTGCAAG CTGGAGGCCGACAACTACGAGGACGACCCAGAGCTGGAAGAGATTCGCAGGGAGAAGAACTACGGCTGGATGGACATCGTCACCCTATCCAGAGAAAAACTGCCCAATTACGAAGACAAG atCAGGACGTTTTACGAAGAACACCTGCACCTGGACGACGAAATCCGCTACGTCCTGGACGGCAGCGGCTACTTCGACGTGCGGGACCGGGAAGACCGCTGGATCCGGATCGCCGTGGAGAAGGGCGACATGATCACGCTGCCCGCCGGGATCTACCATCGCTTCGCCCCGGATGAGAGG GAGTACGTCAAGGTCATGCGGCTCTTTGCCGGGGAGCCCGTGTGGACGGCGTACAACCGGCCCGCCGACCACCTGGAGGCCCGCGGCGAGTACGTGCGGTCCCTGGCGCGGAGCGTCTAG